The following coding sequences are from one Paenibacillus tundrae window:
- a CDS encoding cupin domain-containing protein, which translates to MKNEHLSHGAIFPLGQKVEKNFVGDAFLQMVFTDPNPLNTAIGNVTFAPGARNNWHSHHDGQVLIVTDGEGWYQEEGKEAQLLKAGDVINIPANVKHWHGATSDSWFVHLALTPGQTDWLEPVTDEVYKNLK; encoded by the coding sequence ATGAAAAATGAACACTTAAGCCACGGAGCCATCTTTCCCCTTGGCCAAAAAGTAGAGAAGAATTTTGTCGGTGACGCATTTTTGCAAATGGTGTTTACAGACCCCAATCCGCTTAATACAGCTATAGGAAATGTAACATTTGCTCCAGGAGCCCGTAACAACTGGCACTCACATCACGACGGACAAGTGTTGATTGTAACGGATGGAGAGGGCTGGTATCAGGAAGAAGGTAAGGAAGCTCAATTACTCAAAGCTGGCGATGTTATTAACATTCCAGCTAACGTTAAACATTGGCATGGTGCTACAAGTGATAGCTGGTTTGTGCACTTGGCACTTACACCAGGGCAGACCGATTGGTTAGAACCAGTAACTGATGAGGTATATAAAAATTTGAAATAG
- a CDS encoding carboxymuconolactone decarboxylase family protein: MSRIDVSQETVKKLFGEGTPSTYATDPDFQDILSRFIFGEVFDEGQLDVKLRELITLVVLTTNQTLPQLRSHAHAALNVGLTPVEIREAIYQCAPYLGFPKTLNAISETNTVFQERNIELPLESQKRVLEEERLDKGLCVQKEIFGDVIEKNREKAPVNQKHIQDYLSAFCFGDFYTRGGLDLKTRELLTLCILSALGGADSQVKAHVQGNLNVGNDKETMITAITHCLPYMGFPRTLNALNCVNEIIPEK, translated from the coding sequence ATGAGTCGAATCGACGTGAGTCAAGAAACGGTTAAAAAGTTGTTTGGTGAGGGAACTCCCTCCACCTATGCTACTGATCCTGACTTTCAGGACATACTTAGCCGCTTCATTTTTGGTGAAGTTTTTGATGAAGGTCAGCTTGATGTCAAGTTACGTGAGCTTATTACGCTGGTTGTACTTACAACGAATCAAACCTTACCCCAACTCAGGTCACATGCTCATGCTGCGCTCAATGTAGGACTTACTCCTGTAGAGATCAGAGAAGCTATATACCAATGTGCACCGTACCTGGGGTTCCCCAAAACTTTAAATGCGATATCGGAAACGAATACTGTTTTCCAAGAGAGAAATATTGAACTTCCTCTCGAAAGTCAAAAACGTGTTCTGGAAGAAGAGCGTCTGGACAAAGGATTGTGTGTGCAAAAAGAAATTTTTGGTGATGTTATTGAGAAAAATCGGGAAAAGGCCCCAGTTAATCAGAAGCATATACAGGATTATCTTTCTGCATTTTGTTTTGGTGACTTCTATACCCGTGGAGGCCTTGATCTGAAAACTAGAGAACTACTTACACTTTGTATATTAAGCGCACTAGGTGGTGCTGACAGCCAAGTCAAAGCCCATGTTCAAGGTAATTTGAATGTTGGTAATGATAAAGAAACGATGATCACCGCGATTACTCATTGTTTGCCTTACATGGGTTTCCCTAGAACACTCAATGCGTTGAACTGTGTTAACGAAATCATTCCAGAGAAATAA